The Aedes albopictus strain Foshan chromosome 2, AalbF5, whole genome shotgun sequence region GGTCCCGTCAGAAACATGAAAGTAACGAGAATATGTGACGCATACATTTGCTTAGTGGAATAAGTTAGCTTTTAGCTATTGAAAGCTTTTTTTGTGACGAGAAGGGTATCGAAATCTATATGCAATAAAGTtggaaaataaatgaaaaagagAGTTTTATTTATGCCGAACTTTTACTTGGCTATTCAGAACGCTAAAAAGGATCACTAAACCCTACATGCATACTAAGCTTGATACTCAGTAACAGCATTGATCAATATGAGTTGCTTTGGTCATCATGACATGATGTACAGCAGGGAATAATGTAGGGAGCTTCCCACGTATAACAGATCTTCCATCGAACAATCAAAATCTCAACTAAAGCTTCGACTTGCGGCAGCACGTTTGTTACTGAAATATGGAGTTTCACTGAATAAATCATTACACACAGAATTTAATAATTTCACAAAACAATTAACGTAATCCAAACAATCTTGCCGGTAAGCTGCCAATCGGATAAATCGGTGCTCTCGACGATCGCAGTGAGGAAGGACCAGTATCGGCTACCATTCCGACAAGCTTGTTCAAGAAGCAGTCCGAAGGATGCACACACAGATTCATGGAATTTCGCACATATCCCGGTCTACAGGTACACCCAGTTCGGCAGCCCGGAATGCACGGCATAACGTTCTGTCGGAAAATGCGGGGACAACTCTGCTGGCAGTTGACCGGTGGTCCACAGAAACGAAACACCTCGTTGACACCACAGGGATTACCTATAGAAGGATTAGCATAGCGCGTGAATCAACGACACTTGGATATGGTCAATATCGTTACCACTGAACTGCGATTTGCTGACGACGAACGATGCCACAAACAGAGCAAACGAGAAATAATACTTCATATTTATTTATGCTTCCAGAAGAAGTTAAACTGGAATGACAAAAAAACACTAGGAATTCGTTCTGGTAGACCCAGACACGTGTATTGACTGCATAAGACTAACATGTAAAACTGTTACGGCAGACGTCTCGCAACAATGTTTCATCAACCTTTATGTTTACGTTCACTCATCACGTAGCACCTTTTCACACTATACAACCTTCACGTCATACCTTCAGAGAGAAGAAATCGTTGATTTTATGTTGTGCTAGTTTTGACGTAACCTTCATTATGAAAGTTTAAGTTttaaaaacaagttaaataaactAAATTCATTCAAACAAGGGCGCGCCGTTATTCGAAGATAACAACTCCTTAATCGGTGCGAACTTGAAACAATGCAGAATGTGCAAATAAATAACTTGTAGTTAGAAGCTTTTGGatccatatagccgaagcgcttGTATCAATTGGAATGTAGCGATCAAAAGAGGAGAGAAGAGGAGAAGAGAGGAGGAGAAATCCGAAGTTAAATTGTTCACGTTGGTTAATTTTTACTGAATTTATGCAAAatcagtaggctcagtgtaccagttatggctatagtacctcaaattcgccatagttgattttcaacttttaacgatgcaaaacatcaagaaaaaatatgtgaacaatagatcacgttcataaaagatgactGCACTCATTcatatttcacattttgctcaaattatgagagaaacaaatcattttccttaaaatttcggcttccttgcaccctatttcgccatagtgtaccagttatggcaaattccataaggaatgcatgtaaatagtgcgaagtggaaccgaaattaaaaagtatgtccataactggtacagggttcctatcattggcacacgccgtaataaatagtaaaagtgggtttggctcagatttcatatttttcctgtaaagtatgaaaacaaatctatcatatgacatatcgacgacattcgtcagtctccttcttatttttgtaggagtagttttccttaggtagtgcgataactggtacaggcaccctaatgggTGTACCACTGTGGCATTGCAAAAAATTTAGCCATAAATTTAAGTTACTTCGTAAACCAtacatttgaaatacaattttGTTACGAAGTTGACCAGCATTCAATGGAATACAGTCGGGACTTCTTACAGTGTCTTTACTCCCATCGTTATTTTTTGGTTGGTTTACACTGCCGTGCATTGCAAGTTAGTCTAGGTTAGTCTCATCTGCATTTTCGAATAGAGTCAAGTCATCAAGCAGATTTCCACCATATCATATCCTATGCGCATCTCCATCCATGATTATCAACAATCAAATCATGACCTTTGGAAACTGAATTATGTAACATTTCTTATTTACTTGAATTGTTGATGGGATGGAACTCGCACCGTtgaatctacgccgaatgaagcatcctTCTCCAACGGACTTGTTCCTGGATTAATGGACTGGAAGCGCTCATGGACGTTGAAGGCTCTTAGGTACTGATTAAATAAAGGTGGGGCAGTGGAAAATCATATTCGCAGCTGCATTTCGTCTTTCCACCTCGCGGTCAACATCATTATTGCACGTATCCTCCAGCCAAGGGCTgcaagtctctttaataaagacaaatcaatcaatcaattattgcACGTCACTTGAGTTCCAAGGTACGCAAATTCTTCCACTATTTCTCAAATGTTTCACCACTTCACTCCAAACACCACGATCGAGCCCACGCTGCCGACCAGCAACATGTACTTCGTCTTACTGGTATTAATATATTTTTTGCTGTCTTTCATTCAATTCCGATGATATCACGATATCACTATCGTCCACAAAACCTAGAAGCATGTGCGCATCACCCTGCTTAAAAGCAATCTATGGTTAGGCATAACGTCGAAATGTCATTTGTAACACCCGTGTCATTGATTTCGGTCCGTCAAGCATTcaacggttgtcttactaacattcccttccctcctcaatgaccgtaaggacgtggccagcgccgttattgacattacttgtgagttctcgaactgtgcacattgagaatagtaagctagtcccaagccctattcattggttccttgtgcaatttcgattgctctggtcaatcacggagtaacaactacgaattgtgcggtcatctatggtccactgcacgaatttatgctgggcTGTTTACTCTCACggaaaatttgacatttgagcggtgccgacaccgctcaaacgtcaaatttcgtgtgagagtaagcaggccagcataaattcgtgcagtcaTCCAtgctcataggcgccaacttagggggggcaagcatggttttgccccccaatATTtggcgatttttcgattttcccatacacaaAATCAGAAAAAGCaggccttgccccccccccccacccctccaataatttgaccaagttggcgcgtctgtccATGCTCATGCTTATATCTTCGGGAGTTCCACAGCTTAATCAACGTTGATGATGCTTAATCTGTTCAGTGACGCACTAACAAAGTCGTGAAGTGCTTCCCTAGTTTTATCTGGCTAggcattgtagcgctgcaggaggtgcggTTATTAACATCCATGGATTTTCATTATATGTATGAGCCAAAAGTTGTCGCAAAtaccatatttttttctttgTATTTTCAACAAGGTAGCTGTCCCGGCCAACACATGCTTACTGCGTTTTTGACATGTAGTTTTGAAGAAACGTGTCCCACAAAATGAAATTTTAGATTCTCCCGTTTTTATaggtttttactgtttttttcgttcgatttgcacaaatattgTATCGCACGAACACGTTGGAGCCCTGAACGAATTCAATTCGTTGAACCGtgtccgagcctattcgtgacatttgTATGTActattgtatttttatttatatagatgatATAGGGTgctgagccacttgggcagtggcttctattttggacacttttccgtcaatttttaaccaattaacttgaaattttgtacacggctagatactataactacaccctaaaaccgatcagcactaaagtgcataatttccagactacactaaaaatgtgtaacccttgcacattcacaaaattagctcctgcgtccacaaaatcgtgaaattcgcaaacaaaatttgtacggcaatctagctaggtttactagtgaccttggtaaacaaaaaatatcgacatttcgcatctagaagagtgtacgagctgtttttgtgaatgtgtagctgttacacatttttggtgtagtctggaaattatgcacttataagtaggtcttacacattggTGCTGAGCGATCTTAGCgtgtatctcaccgcgttccaaaaattggttcataattgggttgtttagtgaataaaatattgttattttctatagcctaatcgaaagagctcatttttctgagtataacgtgattttattggaacccaacacctttgttttgatggttaaattaacaaaacagttttaattttcgtggatagaatgacagttcaatcgataaagtgacagttcgatccgaacaaaaaaaattccccatacaaactttgaatgaattttaaaaatagttcccaaactccaaaatttatgaaattttggatttcgactaatttttgggcggagaatccgattaagaAATAATCCTGATTCCctttaaagaacccaattgactgATTTATAGTGGAAAGTGTACCCTACATAGAAGTCACTGCCCAACTTGCTGCCCAAGTGGGTCGGTTCCTTAGATAGACAGATTTCAGTAGCGTGAGGAGTGGGAAGAACAGGTAGGACATGTCCTACCCACAAAAAATGCTGGATATTGTCCTGCCCATGATTTTCAgagaaaaacaaagaaaaataatcTCCCTTAGAATCGATTACTTGAAACAAAACTTTCGTATCCAACTATCATCACAGAAAAAAATCGGTTGCACCGCTACTTGAACTTGAACTTTTTcatattgattccttcaggaaaatctCGAAGGATTGAACACACGCTCGCTTCATAagtagatggtcatgggttcgatcccagtcccggcacttgcaAATTTTCGTCAGTTAcacttccccccgagagcggctgaaacctgaccttcttctgagcatatgctctaacggacccggaaatttggatatcggccaacggcaactcataatggaccaacaatcggactggaaaaggaacaaaagcCACACATAAAAATCCTCGTGCtcataattctaccatggacagtgtagaaaagtgacagcagtgcaaaggcgctgtacaaagtgaagTGCagttgccaattggaatcgctcacgcagtaccctggtggacaaaagagctgtaaattaggataAGTGGCTGAAGAATAATAAAAAACCTCATtgcgaaattcttcaaagatgtttcatgaaatacagggggtggccaaagtgTTTGcgatagatatttttttttgtctctcataaaaaagttcaacatgctgtaacttttcatagagtgcatcaaaaattttccaacgttcaaaaagtaactatgttttgaaaaaatttcaagcattaatatattgttgataatcgctcaaaatttcattcaattcggttcactggttttcgaaatatgacagctcaagaattagttgtctaaaaaatagtctttacgagaacggttctagcgtcgcgaaagattaaccaatcgagctcaaatttgtaccaatgatgcacatataataggttgacaaacagattttttgatgtactctttgaaaagttaaagcatgttgaactttcttgtgagagaaaaaaaaaagttgcctatcccaaacattttagccaccccctgtatttgtcCAGGGACAGTGCAGTGAATTCTATTGATAATCCAGGGAATAATAAAAAAAGTTGGAAATACTATCAAAAGCCCAGAAGCAGACAGGAAGTTCActttggattaaaaaaaaaaatgacagaaatTTCGTcataaaatcctttgaaaaacttTCTGTGAACGGACGCATATTCTAATACCTAATTGCTAATTAGGTTTCCATCAAGACTTTTCTAATAAGCTGCTGCAAGAATatcattgaaaatgtttctaaggGCTTCTAGCAAATACTTGGTAAATTTTACACATATTGCAATaataattgcttcaaggattccaccagaaaatgtACACCTAGCTTATCTTTTTCTCCTCCTAGAAATACAAGCTTCTTGGAACATTCATCATAAATCTTTTCTGGGTATTCCAGTttaatcctaaaagaaatttcccttgaaattcatCAACATTTGTTTTGTCTAATGTTTCTCAAAAATAGCATGAGGTACAGTCTGTACATTGGCTGTTATTTTATACAAAATGCTCATGTTTGGGTAGTTAAATCTCAGCTTTTAATGCACCGATTGGTCACAAATTTTATCTGGACATTCAAAGAAACTTGAAATTTGAtctgagaaaaaataaaatatttctgtgTCAAACTTCTTAAATATCGCAAAACTTCCAATTCAAGAAAAACAACAAAATTACGATTTTTTAACTATTTTGCATTTTGCAAACGAAATGTTTTAAGTAAACAGTTTGTTCAGAAAATTAGTGTGTTTCATAACAtcgacatgattttttttttgtttttttgaaaaaaagttgatTGTTTATGGACACGACTCATGAATAGCGAATACTCGAAAAAAATAGGGTTGAGATCGGCTGAGAACTGTTttcgcaatcgtagtcaccgcatcgacgttttttgAGAAAcaattccgagataatcgcgtttaaggGCGAACGAGATGGTCgcggaaatatccgccattgctctgttgctactgagatggtaatctcagattttaATTCATATTCTacaacaaaaacttatcattgtgtatactcacttgcagtgcataatGCTGATTGTttctcagcatcttcagtgcgatagaaatcgagattaccatcttcaaaatcgtgaggcaaattgttagaatgaGGGAAAATAACATGTCATCTCGTATCACTTTTAAGTTTCAACACTACATGCCCGTAAAGGAGCGAcgcgcaaaacgctatatctttggTTCTACTCCTtcgatctctatgaaaatttgatacAGCATTTTTAAGGTCAAAgaactaaaaaatatattttgtgctcgacctcaacatatataacccgtTGAttaaatcaatattttcaaatttgggATATTTGAAGGTAACTCAAAAACTGCTACAAAAAAGTTTCGATGATTCCATACATTTGCCCTACCCACGCATTTGGACGTGGTCGCGCCTctggatagatagatagatacaggggatagacaaaatgatcaggacaggcaaaattttcacttctaaaaaaatgtctaactagctgtaactttttcatcatcaaatattttcaaatttttactgtaagttcatcaactaggaaAAGATCGAGCCACTCTCCACGAAATTatagagattcttgaaaaaggtaaaattatccgatagccaactttgagctgttatatctccggattcaatgaaccgattgcaatgaaattttgaccattcatgacttatataatgaactcttgaaaacatttgacttaacatgaaatttttaacaagagaaaatgtTATAGCCAGGcctctgacacggcctatatcaatgcattggaatcatggtagacaggatgtcctgggcgctaataaatagcgcccactgtcaaatacgaaaacatcaacattttttttgtttaacgtttattttgggttgttgatcagtttttggaatcatttttttcacctgtgatgatcacaaaacacgtcaaactcgctttaatattaatgtacggtaagaggagcatgcgattagttgaataaagcaacccaacaaacacgcattgtgaatgtgatttcgtgtatggctcacaacatcaaacaaaaactgcgtttgttgattacacgctcgttttaatttgcacgaatatgagtataaggcagttagatgttggctacgatatattccattcatgccaggggcctggttaTAGCAATTTTTcacgtttttttagtaaattggtatatTTTAAATAAacgttccattactttttcaatttattggcggctatgttgttactttccttcaaaacacatctatatataagtcaattagagggaaattaaatgaaatataatttgcatcttgaattttgaaacgatgttgatgttttggataatttagtgttttattagaaaaataatcaaatcgttataattttcttccgtgttaagaattttaagttaagtcaattgtttttcatagctcattatattggTCATAaaaggtcaaaatttcattgcattcggttcattgaatacggagatatatcagctcaaagttggctattggataattttacctttttcaagaatctttataacttcgtgaagaatggctcgatcttttccaaatttggacaactagttgatgaacttaaagaaaaaatttgagaatatttgatgcacttttcgaaaagttacagctagttttacatctttaaaaaagtacaaattttgcctgtcccgaacattttgtctatcccctgtagatatcAGAAGGCCACACACAGGGATAACAATGGacatgaggtgattgaaaggtggaagcagcacctcAATAACCTACTAAATGGCTAAGAGAACGTATGCCTGTTTTTCAAAATCACTCTGGAAGGTTTAACGGCGAATTCAGCAGTTTTAGTGTCATGAATTTCGATCAATTTGATGGAAGCAGCaaaaggtcggactgttggttAATGTTCTGATAGTGCAGATGGGATCATCATCAGTACTTAATCAGTACTCACTCACATGTCTGTACAGCCTTTGGCTGAGGACGGTGTGCGTGTCCTTTTTTTATGTGAATCGAGTTAATCACACGGCAGAATGTCAATTGATTCTGGGTTGGGCAGCGCACTTGCACGTGGTATTGTTGGTTCGATATTTCCAGTTTATCAAAGAATAGGGTGTTTTAGCAGGAAGATGTTGCATTATGTGACCGTTTTGTCAACCTATTGCCTGCAGGGAAGCTTGTTTCCCAATGTCAAGCTAAGATGATAGTTCGCTACCTTGAACCATTCCAGTAAGGATATTTTGGAAATCCACAGCCGGAACAAGTCTGTATGATTGGGAATTGAGGAAAAATAAGATCTTTACCGCGGTCATATAAAACGTTTCcaatcaaataaatatttattaaaatttaTTTATATAAATAATGCAACAAAACGTATATTCTAAACAATATGGCTTAAAATCGAACCTATTACGGTAAGCAACATAATCAATAGCAGCACATAGATGACGTATAATCTGATTACCGTTTACATGTTGAAGGGAGACGCCAAACCACTTCCGATGGCCAAGGCTTTCTTGCTAATCTTTTGGTTGATGAACCTTGAGTACAATGAACCGCCAGGATTCCGCCTCGTAGGTCCCCGAGGAATGTGGTACGAATTCTAAAATGAATGAAGCATCCTTTGATAGCCGTATACACGGGGAGGCTGCTCAAAACGTACCTTATTTTCATGTGGAAACAACGTCGTGATGCATCTTTGGTAGTTTTCCAACTGCATAGCTGTAATTTTAGTGTCAAATTCCATGTGGTAATCGATCACTATTGCCGTTAGCTGACTCTGGAAGGACTTTTCTAAACTTCCAAGTTCTCCCGAGTGTAGAATCATTCTTCCAACATTGGAACTGTTCAATATATCCTTCAGCACCTCCACTGTCATTGGCCAAGAAAAAGTCTTATAGGAAATATTGGGTGGTGCTTTATGGGATCTGTGCGAAGTTTCGACCATGATTGATGCATTTCTCATTGGTTCACAACCACCACTGTTGGAATACTTTATCGGTCTCGTATCAAGCTGATCTATAGATCTCTTACGGTAAGAAATCATCCGCAAGCTCTTCATCGGTAATCCAATATCTATCCTCC contains the following coding sequences:
- the LOC109420870 gene encoding uncharacterized protein LOC109420870; this translates as MVEQLDSLIIKNEPFYAVEEPDLLNGIGTSHFSLGDSDLRTLCLNRLGLCEETVALLEAQQIDVECLKKMRFEDVDTLFDGRPLGPKIHFREALLSWRIDIGLPMKSLRMISYRKRSIDQLDTRPIKYSNSGGCEPMRNASIMVETSHRSHKAPPNISYKTFSWPMTVEVLKDILNSSNVGRMILHSGELGSLEKSFQSQLTAIVIDYHMEFDTKITAMQLENYQRCITTLFPHENKNSYHIPRGPTRRNPGGSLYSRFINQKISKKALAIGSGLASPFNM